The following coding sequences lie in one Deltaproteobacteria bacterium genomic window:
- a CDS encoding TerB family tellurite resistance protein, protein MLATLTHDERLRLLEFVCSFAWVDLEVRPEERRFVMRMVEKLGLSSDRAQIERWLERPPPAEDVDPTRIPHAHRELFLQAARDTFEADKHFADSEREYLELLDQLLA, encoded by the coding sequence ATGCTCGCGACATTGACCCACGACGAACGGCTGCGACTGCTCGAGTTCGTGTGCTCGTTCGCGTGGGTCGACCTCGAGGTCCGGCCCGAAGAGCGTCGCTTCGTGATGCGCATGGTCGAGAAGCTCGGCCTGTCATCCGACCGCGCGCAGATCGAGCGCTGGCTCGAGCGGCCGCCGCCGGCCGAGGATGTCGACCCCACCCGCATCCCCCACGCGCATCGCGAGCTGTTCTTGCAGGCCGCGCGCGACACCTTCGAGGCCGACAAGCACTTCGCGGACTCCGAGCGCGAGTACCTCGAGCTGCTCGACCAGCTGCTCGCCTGA
- a CDS encoding HTTM domain-containing protein, with the protein MLNRIGDWVASRVHGRAPCTNVYGLARTLLALSTALTLVANDTRTLFVPLAGIAATPPFCQGHGAIGIFCLSPELELARWSAIAILLVVASGWRPRVTGVAHWWVAASLQWNASVLDGGDQVCMVLALLLLPLTVLDGRRWHWDPPAPMRSEAAALVGWSTWIAVRVQVAAVYYHAGVAKYGVDEWGDGTALWYWFRNPTFGAPEALQPIVQPVIASATALPLLTWSVLVLEFLLAGALWMPPGARRVLFPLGCALHVGIALVHGITSFALAMIAALLLYLHAPDRRLAMPRVLARARAWLRHPTRAPSVAGSVVTDVA; encoded by the coding sequence ATGCTGAACCGCATCGGAGACTGGGTTGCTTCGCGAGTCCACGGGCGGGCGCCCTGCACGAACGTGTACGGCCTCGCGCGTACGCTGCTGGCGCTCTCGACCGCGCTCACGCTGGTGGCCAACGACACGCGCACGCTGTTCGTGCCGCTCGCGGGCATCGCCGCGACACCACCGTTTTGCCAGGGCCACGGCGCGATCGGCATCTTCTGCCTGTCGCCCGAGCTCGAGCTGGCGCGGTGGTCGGCGATCGCGATCCTCCTGGTCGTGGCGTCGGGGTGGCGGCCGCGTGTCACCGGCGTGGCCCACTGGTGGGTGGCCGCGAGCCTGCAGTGGAACGCGTCGGTGCTCGACGGGGGCGATCAGGTCTGCATGGTGCTCGCGCTCCTGCTGCTACCGCTGACCGTGCTCGATGGCCGCCGGTGGCACTGGGATCCGCCCGCACCGATGCGCAGCGAGGCCGCGGCGCTGGTGGGTTGGTCCACCTGGATCGCCGTCCGCGTGCAGGTCGCGGCGGTCTACTACCACGCCGGCGTCGCCAAGTACGGCGTCGACGAGTGGGGCGACGGCACTGCACTTTGGTACTGGTTTCGCAATCCCACCTTCGGTGCCCCCGAGGCGCTGCAACCGATCGTGCAGCCGGTGATCGCGAGTGCCACGGCGTTGCCGTTGCTGACGTGGTCGGTGTTGGTGCTGGAGTTCCTGCTCGCGGGTGCACTCTGGATGCCGCCGGGTGCCCGGCGCGTGCTGTTCCCGCTGGGCTGTGCCCTGCACGTCGGGATCGCGCTGGTGCACGGCATCACCAGCTTCGCGCTCGCCATGATCGCGGCGCTGCTGCTGTACCTGCACGCACCCGATCGACGGTTGGCGATGCCGCGGGTGCTCGCCCGTGCCCGCGCATGGCTACGGCACCCGACGCGAGCCCCATCGGTCGCGGGGTCGGTGGTCACCGACGTGGCGTGA
- a CDS encoding SdpA family antimicrobial peptide system protein, with amino-acid sequence MHGPVTPDRPDVAPKDPALPGPSGPRVRSLGLLAVGLACAWSAIAFYALRTALPHSPLELPGERAIDMRRVLPQGWGFFTRDPQEPWRTTYVRDAGGWRPATDRQMSASQWWGAKRLARRVGAESAYLTEELWAIWSTPCEGSPLACLDAIEVAEELEAPFPGAMLCGEIAMVEQAPVPFAWRELGVVEMPSLVMKVRVKC; translated from the coding sequence ATGCACGGCCCCGTGACGCCGGATCGTCCGGACGTCGCGCCGAAGGACCCGGCACTGCCGGGTCCTTCGGGACCTCGCGTCCGCAGCCTCGGTCTGCTCGCGGTGGGGCTCGCATGCGCCTGGTCGGCGATCGCGTTCTACGCCCTGCGCACGGCGTTGCCGCACAGTCCGCTCGAGCTGCCGGGCGAGCGCGCCATCGACATGCGGCGGGTGCTGCCACAGGGCTGGGGCTTCTTCACACGCGACCCACAGGAGCCGTGGCGCACGACCTACGTGCGCGACGCGGGGGGCTGGCGACCCGCCACCGATCGCCAGATGTCTGCGTCGCAGTGGTGGGGCGCCAAGCGCCTGGCCCGGCGCGTCGGCGCCGAGTCGGCCTATCTCACCGAGGAGCTGTGGGCGATCTGGTCGACGCCGTGCGAAGGTTCGCCGCTGGCGTGCCTCGATGCGATCGAGGTCGCCGAGGAGTTGGAGGCGCCGTTTCCGGGCGCGATGTTGTGTGGCGAGATCGCGATGGTCGAGCAGGCGCCGGTGCCGTTCGCCTGGCGCGAGCTCGGGGTCGTCGAGATGCCATCGCTGGTGATGAAAGTGAGGGTGAAATGCTGA
- a CDS encoding vitamin B12-dependent ribonucleotide reductase, giving the protein MKITRHFTPESAPSFAAIEFESRSSRIANPDGSVVFEAKDIQVPHGWSQVAVDILAQKYFRKAGVPTLLRKVPEPGVPQWLWRSEPDEEALAELPESERTRGENDSREVFNRLAGCWTYWGFRHGYFDDEASARAFYDEMLHMLAQQVAAPNSPQWFNTGLHWAYGITGPAQGHYYCEAQTGEVRRSQNAYERPQPHACFIQSVDDDLVGENGIMDLWVREARLFKYGSGTGTNFSRLRGEGERLSGGGRSSGLMSFLRIGDRAAGAIKSGGTTRRAAKMVVVDIDHPDIEAFIDWKVVEEQKVAALVSGSKACNHHLNAVLRAGMASPLEGNLRFDPERNRDLRRAMRDARRANVPENYLQRTLQLAKQGVKEIEFTEYDTGWDSAAYGTVSGQNSNNSVRITNDFLHAVEQDANWTLMRRIDHKPAKTVRARDLWDKIALGAWSCADPGLQYDTTINEWHTCPVDGRINASNPCSEYMFLDDTACNLASLNLMRLLKNGEIDVPAMLHACRLWTVALEISVLMAQFPSKRIAELSYKYRTLGLGYANLGTYFMVSGLPYDSAEAVAICGALTAIMTGASYATSAELAAELGAFPGYDNNRSQMLRVIRNHRRAAYDAASGEYEGLSVLPRGIEPSHCPAGLLQAARAQWDLALSLGEQHGYRNAQVTVIAPTGTIGLLMDCDTTGIEPDFALVKFKKLAGGGYFKIINQSVPEALRRLGYDPAAVEGIVRYCKGAGSLVGSPRLTHAELKSKGFTTEILAKVESELPAAFEIGFAFNRWTLGDAFCRDVLGFTDDQLSDPTFDLLRELGFTAEDIRVANDYVCGTMTVEGAPGLKPEHLPVFDCANKCGRYGKRFIAPMAHVHMMAAAQPFLSGAISKTINMPSNATVADVEEVYLASWQQGVKAIALYRDGSKLSQPLSAALLDEVTTDTDDDDTVAELPRVAAPATSQPQVVEKVSERMVYRYLAKRRRMPDRRGGYTQKATIGGHKVYIHTGEYQDGSLGEVFIDMHKEGAAFRSLMNCFAISCSLGLQYGVPLEEYVDAFTFTRFEPNGMVAGHPHIKMCTSIIDYIFRELAVSYLGRNDLAHVMPEDLTPDTTGDADEEMLPGVDYGDEEVVDERVVTPGPLKLVAKVPAFVPPTPIEYEDRTVVAEAYEAPAEGNGNGGQHGAKPERSAQVRAAVALSAQVYKARMQGYEGDACPNCQSFTMVRNGSCLKCNTCGSTSGCS; this is encoded by the coding sequence ATGAAGATCACGCGCCACTTCACCCCGGAGTCCGCACCTTCGTTCGCTGCGATCGAGTTCGAGTCCCGCAGCTCCCGCATCGCGAACCCCGACGGCTCGGTGGTCTTCGAAGCCAAGGACATCCAGGTGCCGCACGGCTGGTCGCAGGTCGCGGTCGACATCCTCGCGCAGAAGTACTTCCGCAAGGCCGGTGTGCCGACGCTGCTGCGCAAGGTGCCCGAGCCGGGCGTGCCGCAGTGGTTGTGGCGCAGCGAGCCCGATGAAGAGGCGCTCGCGGAGCTGCCCGAGTCGGAGCGCACCCGCGGCGAGAACGACAGCCGCGAGGTCTTCAACCGGCTCGCGGGCTGCTGGACCTACTGGGGCTTCCGCCACGGCTACTTCGACGACGAGGCGTCGGCGCGCGCCTTCTACGACGAGATGCTGCACATGCTCGCGCAGCAGGTCGCGGCGCCCAACAGCCCGCAGTGGTTCAACACCGGGCTGCACTGGGCCTACGGCATCACCGGCCCCGCGCAGGGCCACTACTACTGCGAGGCGCAGACCGGCGAGGTGCGTCGCTCGCAGAACGCCTACGAGCGTCCGCAGCCCCACGCGTGCTTCATCCAGTCGGTCGACGACGACCTCGTGGGCGAGAACGGCATCATGGACCTGTGGGTCCGCGAGGCGCGGCTGTTCAAGTACGGCTCGGGCACCGGCACCAACTTCTCGCGCCTGCGCGGCGAGGGTGAGCGGCTCTCGGGCGGCGGTCGCAGCAGCGGCCTCATGAGCTTCCTGCGCATCGGTGACCGCGCCGCGGGTGCGATCAAGAGCGGTGGCACCACCCGCCGCGCCGCCAAGATGGTCGTGGTCGACATCGATCACCCCGACATCGAGGCGTTCATCGACTGGAAGGTCGTCGAGGAGCAGAAGGTCGCGGCGCTGGTGTCGGGCAGCAAGGCCTGCAACCACCACTTGAACGCGGTGCTGCGCGCGGGCATGGCCTCGCCGCTCGAGGGCAACCTTCGCTTCGACCCCGAGCGCAACCGCGACCTGCGTCGCGCGATGCGGGATGCCCGTCGCGCCAACGTGCCGGAGAACTACCTGCAGCGCACGCTGCAGCTGGCCAAGCAGGGCGTGAAGGAGATCGAGTTCACCGAGTACGACACCGGCTGGGACTCGGCCGCCTACGGCACCGTCTCGGGCCAGAACTCCAACAACTCGGTGCGCATCACCAACGACTTCCTGCACGCCGTCGAGCAGGACGCCAACTGGACGCTCATGCGTCGCATCGACCACAAGCCCGCGAAGACCGTGCGTGCGCGCGACCTGTGGGACAAGATCGCGCTGGGTGCCTGGTCGTGCGCCGACCCGGGCCTGCAGTACGACACGACCATCAACGAGTGGCACACCTGCCCGGTCGATGGCCGCATCAACGCGAGCAATCCCTGCAGCGAGTACATGTTCCTCGACGACACCGCCTGCAACCTGGCGTCGTTGAACCTCATGCGCCTGCTGAAGAACGGCGAGATCGACGTGCCCGCGATGCTGCACGCGTGCCGCCTGTGGACGGTCGCGCTCGAGATCTCGGTGTTGATGGCGCAGTTCCCCAGCAAGCGCATCGCCGAGCTCAGCTACAAGTACCGCACGCTCGGCCTGGGCTACGCCAACCTCGGCACCTACTTCATGGTCTCGGGGCTGCCCTACGACTCGGCCGAGGCGGTCGCGATCTGTGGCGCGCTCACGGCCATCATGACCGGCGCGAGTTATGCGACCAGCGCCGAGCTGGCCGCCGAGCTCGGCGCGTTCCCGGGCTACGACAACAACCGCTCGCAGATGCTGCGGGTCATCCGCAACCACCGTCGCGCGGCCTACGACGCCGCCTCGGGCGAGTACGAGGGCCTGTCGGTGCTGCCGCGCGGCATCGAGCCCTCGCACTGCCCCGCGGGCCTGCTGCAGGCCGCGCGCGCGCAGTGGGACCTGGCGCTGTCGCTCGGTGAGCAGCACGGCTACCGCAATGCGCAGGTCACCGTGATCGCGCCGACCGGCACCATCGGCCTGCTGATGGACTGCGACACCACCGGCATCGAGCCCGACTTCGCGCTGGTGAAGTTCAAGAAGCTGGCCGGCGGCGGCTACTTCAAGATCATCAACCAGTCGGTGCCCGAGGCGCTGCGCCGGCTCGGCTACGACCCCGCCGCGGTCGAGGGCATCGTGCGCTACTGCAAGGGCGCCGGCAGCCTGGTGGGCAGCCCGCGACTGACCCACGCCGAGCTGAAGTCGAAGGGCTTCACCACCGAGATCCTCGCCAAGGTCGAGTCGGAGCTGCCGGCCGCGTTCGAGATCGGCTTCGCGTTCAACCGCTGGACCTTGGGCGACGCGTTCTGCCGCGACGTGCTCGGCTTCACCGATGATCAGCTGTCGGATCCAACCTTCGATCTGCTGCGCGAGCTCGGCTTCACCGCCGAGGACATCCGCGTCGCCAACGACTACGTCTGCGGCACCATGACCGTCGAGGGCGCGCCGGGCCTGAAGCCCGAGCACCTGCCGGTGTTCGACTGCGCCAACAAGTGCGGCCGCTACGGCAAGCGCTTCATCGCACCGATGGCCCACGTGCACATGATGGCGGCCGCGCAGCCGTTCCTCTCCGGCGCCATCAGCAAGACCATCAACATGCCGAGCAACGCCACCGTCGCCGACGTCGAGGAGGTCTACCTGGCGTCGTGGCAGCAGGGCGTCAAGGCCATCGCGCTGTACCGCGACGGCAGCAAGCTCAGCCAGCCGCTGTCGGCCGCGCTGCTCGACGAGGTCACCACCGACACCGACGACGACGACACCGTCGCCGAGCTGCCGCGTGTGGCGGCGCCCGCCACCAGCCAGCCGCAGGTGGTCGAGAAGGTCTCGGAGCGCATGGTCTACCGCTACCTCGCGAAGCGGCGCCGCATGCCCGACCGCCGCGGTGGCTACACCCAGAAGGCCACCATCGGCGGCCACAAGGTCTACATCCACACCGGCGAGTACCAGGACGGCTCGCTCGGCGAGGTCTTCATCGACATGCACAAGGAGGGCGCCGCCTTCCGCAGCCTGATGAACTGCTTCGCGATCTCGTGCAGCCTGGGCCTGCAGTACGGCGTGCCGCTCGAGGAGTACGTCGACGCCTTCACGTTCACCCGCTTCGAGCCCAACGGCATGGTCGCCGGGCACCCGCACATCAAGATGTGCACGTCGATCATCGACTACATCTTCCGCGAGCTCGCGGTCAGCTACCTCGGTCGCAACGATCTCGCGCACGTGATGCCCGAGGACCTCACGCCCGACACCACCGGTGACGCCGACGAGGAGATGCTGCCGGGGGTGGACTACGGCGACGAAGAGGTCGTCGACGAGCGCGTCGTGACCCCCGGCCCGCTCAAGCTCGTGGCCAAGGTGCCGGCCTTCGTGCCGCCCACGCCGATCGAGTACGAGGACCGCACCGTCGTGGCGGAGGCCTACGAAGCGCCCGCCGAAGGCAACGGCAACGGTGGTCAGCACGGCGCCAAGCCGGAGCGCAGCGCCCAGGTCCGCGCTGCGGTGGCGCTCTCGGCCCAGGTCTACAAGGCCCGCATGCAGGGCTACGAGGGTGACGCCTGTCCGAACTGCCAGAGCTTCACGATGGTGCGCAACGGCTCGTGCCTGAAGTGCAACACCTGTGGCTCGACCTCCGGCTGCAGCTGA
- a CDS encoding aminotransferase class IV, translating into MSVADRGLLFGESVYEVLPVTAGRVRWQGPHFARMREGAAAIGIEAPMWLGDDAGWPAALVGAEGIDEGLLYLQLTGGAAPRAHLAHATPELFAFVMPHAFPDAARRARGLFARCIPELRWHRRDLKTTMLLPSILGKRAAAADGADEVLWLDAADHVLEGGSSNVAIVEHGVVVTPPPGRERLPGITLAQLETIAASLGVTLRHEVLPRTRMLAADEVFVLATSQLVMPVLRIDGTAIADGTAGPITLRLADALAHAMASA; encoded by the coding sequence GTGTCGGTCGCCGATCGCGGGCTGCTGTTCGGCGAGAGCGTCTACGAAGTGCTCCCGGTCACAGCGGGCCGCGTGCGATGGCAGGGCCCCCACTTCGCACGCATGCGCGAAGGTGCCGCCGCGATCGGCATCGAGGCGCCCATGTGGCTGGGCGACGACGCGGGCTGGCCGGCGGCGCTCGTGGGCGCGGAGGGCATCGACGAGGGCTTGCTGTACCTGCAGCTGACCGGTGGCGCGGCCCCGCGGGCGCACCTCGCCCACGCGACCCCGGAGCTGTTCGCGTTCGTGATGCCCCACGCGTTCCCCGACGCAGCTCGTCGCGCGCGGGGACTCTTCGCGCGCTGCATACCGGAGCTGCGTTGGCACCGTCGTGACCTGAAGACGACGATGTTGTTGCCATCGATCCTGGGCAAGCGCGCCGCGGCGGCCGATGGTGCCGACGAGGTGTTGTGGCTCGACGCGGCCGATCACGTGCTCGAGGGCGGCTCGAGCAATGTCGCGATCGTCGAGCACGGCGTCGTCGTCACGCCACCGCCGGGCCGCGAGCGCCTGCCCGGCATCACGCTCGCGCAGCTGGAGACGATCGCTGCGTCGCTCGGGGTCACGCTGCGCCACGAGGTGCTGCCACGGACGCGCATGCTGGCGGCCGACGAGGTCTTCGTGCTCGCGACCTCGCAGCTGGTGATGCCGGTGCTGCGCATCGACGGCACCGCGATCGCCGACGGCACCGCGGGTCCGATCACGCTGCGACTGGCCGACGCGCTGGCACACGCGATGGCCTCGGCCTGA